The following nucleotide sequence is from Leptolyngbya subtilissima AS-A7.
CTGGGCTTCCGGTTCCCCTGCGACGGTCCGGGTCGGGGTGGCACCTGTCAGGTTTCCGGTTGGGACCACGTGTTCCTGGGCCTGTTCTGGATGTACAACTCGATCTCGATTGTGATTTTCCACTTCAGCTGGAAGATGCAGTCTGACATCTGGGGCACGGTGAGCCCTGATGGCACGGTAAGTCATATCACTGGTGGCAACTTTGCGGCTAGCGCCATCACCATCAACGGCTGGCTGCGCGACTTCCTGTGGGCTCAGGCCTCCCAGGTGATCGGCTCCTACGGTTCGGCGCTGTCGGCCTACGGTCTGCTGTTCTTGGGTGCTCACTTTGTGTGGGCCTTTAGCCTGATGTTCTTGTTCAGTGGCCGTGGCTACTGGCAAGAGCTGATTGAGTCCATCGTGTGGGCTCACAGCAAGCTGAAGGTAGCGCCTTCTATTCAGCCTCGCGCTCTGAGCATCACTCAGGGTCGGGCTGTGGGTGTGGCTCACTACCTCCTCGGAGGTATCGCTACTACCTGGGCCTTCTTCCTGGCTCGAATTATCGCGGTGGGCTAGGTTTCTCGTCATGGAATCTCCTGGGGGCGCAGGCCCTGCGCCCCTACATACCGCACTCATGACTCAAATGTCGTACTAGAATCCGTTTTGATTCATGGCAACTAAATTCCCAAAATTTAGCCAGGACCTGGCCCAAGATCCGACCACGCGTCGGCTCTGGTACGGGATTGCCACAGCCCACGACTTTGAAAGCCACGATGGCATGACGGAGGAGAATCTTTACCAAAAGATCTTCGCCTCCCACTTTGGCCACTTGGCAATCATCTTTCTGTGGACTTCGGGCAACCTGTTCCATGTCGCCTGGCAAGGCAACTTTGAACAGTGGATCAAAGATCCGCTCAACATCAAACCGATCGCCCACGCGATTTGGGATCCTCACTTTGGTCAGCCTGCGGTAGATGCCTTCTCTCAGGCTGGGTCTTCGACTCCGGTGAACATCGCGTTTTCTGGGGTGTACCACTGGTGGTACACCATCGGTATGCGCACCAACACCGATCTGTACAGTGGCGCTGTCTTTCTGCTGATTCTGTCGGCGGTCTTCCTGTTCGCAGGCTGGCTGCACCTTCAGCCGAAGTTTCGCCCCAGTTTGTCCTGGTTCAAAAACGCTGAGTCTCGCCTCAACCACCACCTGGCTGGTCTGTTTGGCGTCAGCTCGCTGGCCTGGACCGGTCACCTGGTACACGTGGCTATCCCCGAATCTCGCGGTGTCCACGTTGGTTGGGAAAACTTCCTCTCGATGAAGCCCCACCCCGAAGGCTTGATGCCTTTCTTTACCGGCAACTGGGGAGTCTATGCCCAGAACCCCGACACCTCTAGCCATATCTTTGGTACAGCGACTGGGTCTGGTTCTGCGATTCTGACCTTCCTAGGCGGCTTCCATCCTCAGACCGAGTCTCTCTGGCTGACGGATATGGCCCACCACCACCTGGCGATCGCGGTGATCTTCATCATCGCCGGGCACATGTACCGCACCAACTTCGGTATTGGCCACAGCATCAAGGAAATCTTGAATGCTCACAAACCACCCGGTGGCGGTTTGGGTGAAGGACACAAGGGTCTTTACGACACCTATAACAACTCGCTGCACTTCCAGCTAGCGTTTCACCTAGCTTCCCTCGGTGTGATCACCTCCCTGGTGGCGCAGCACATGTATGCGCTGCCCCCCTACGCCTTCATGGCTCAGGAGTACACTACTCAGGCAGCGCTCTATACCCACCACCAGTACATCGCTGGATTCATCATGGTGGGGGCCTTTGCCCACGGCGCGATCTTCTTGGTGCGCGACTACGACCCCAAAGCCAACCAGAACAACGTGCTGTACCGCGTGCTGGAGCACAAGGAAGCGATCATCTCGCACCTGAGCTGGGTGTCACTGTTCCTGGGTTTCCACACCTTGGGTCTGTACGTGCACAACGACGTGGTGGTAGCCTTTGGCACCCCCGAAAAGCAGATTCTGGTTGAGCCTGTGTTTGCCCAGTGGGTGCAAGCCTGCTCTGGTAAGCTGCTCTACGGTTTCGACACGCTGCTGTCGAACCCTGACAGCGTGACTCAAACCGCCAATGCTGTTTACCTGCCTGGCTGGTTTGATGCCATCAACAGCAACAAGAACTCGCTGTTTCTGACCATTGGCCCTGGCGACTTCTTGGTTCACCACGCGATCGCCCTCGGCCTGCACACCACCACCCTGATCTTGGTCAAGGGTGCGCTGGATGCCCGCGGTTCGAAGCTGATGCCCGATAAGAAAGACTTCGGCTACAGCTTCCCCTGCGATGGCCCTGGCCGTGGCGGCACCTGCGACATCTCCGCGTGGGATTCGTTCTACCTGGCGATGTTCTGGATGCTGAATACCCTTGGTTGGGTGACCTTCTACTGGCACTGGAAGCATCTCGCTATCTGGTCGGGTAACGTGGCTCAGTTTAATGAGTCGTCCAACTATCTGATGGGCTGGCTGCGCGACTACCTGTGGCTCAACAGCTCTCAGCTCATCAACGGCTACAACCCCTACGGCATGAATAACCTAGCCGTCTGGGCCTGGATGTTCCTCTTTGGGCACCTGGTTTGGGCTACCGGCTTCATGTTCTTGATCTCCTGGCGGGGCTACTGGCAAGAGCTGATTGAAACTCTTGTCTGGGCCCACGAGCGCACTCCCCTGGCGAACCTGGTTCGCTGGAAGGACAAGCCCGTTGCCATGTCCATCATTCAGGGTCGAGTTGTGGGTCTGGCTCACTTCACGGTGGGCTACATCCTCACCTACGCGGCCTTCCTGATAGCTTCAACGTCAAGCCGATTCGGCTAGGTTGGGTCAGTTAGGTAAACTCTTCAAAACTCCTCGGCGCTCTGTCCGGGGAGTTTTGCTATTTAGGGTCGTAGCACTACTATCGTGGAATCTGCCCGGGTGTAAGGCTTTATGCCAACGGTATTGAGAAAAGATGGCTTTGACTTTCGGATGTATTTTGATGATCACATCCCTGCCCACGTTCATGCGTTCAAGGGCGATGGAGAGGCCAAACTCAATCTGGGAGATCCGCTGACTCAGCCTACAGTGCTGGTGGCCTACAATATGAGCAGTAAAGAGGCTAGGCAGGCGCTAGCGATCGTGCTGGAATATCAGACCGAACTTTTGAAGCGTTGGGTAGAGATGCATGGTTGATCTAGATGATGCTCAGTTTCTAGAGCAGTATCAGCGGGCCGTAGCAGCTGCTAACCAAGCTAGCGCTACAGAACCTAGAGCGATAGCTGCCTCTTACGATGTTGTAAATCACCTGATCATGATTCGACTAAACAGTGGTGCAGTATTTAGCTTCTCGCCTGACATTGCTCAGGGGTTAGCTGGAGCATCGGCTGAGAGTTTGGCAGCGGTTGAGATAACCCCTTCTGGAGAAGGGCTGCACTGGAAAAGGCTTGATGCTGATTTTTCTGTTTCAGGTTTGTTAGGCGGTTGTTTTGGAACTAAGGCCTGGATGGCTAAGTTACAAGAGCAATGGGCTAGTCAGCAAGCTTCATAAAGCTACTGCCCGTTGGGGAAGATATTGTTTCGTGCATAGTGCAACTGGCGATCGCACCTCATTTCAAGCCTATCTATCCCCAACCTGTCTAATACTCATCAACAAAAAACCCCTAGCCGGAGCTAGGGGTTTTTGATCTCAGCGACTTAATAAGCTAAATCGATATCATTTAGGCTAGAAAACCGAGCCATTGGCCATTGGCTTTGGCTTTGCGAATTAGAGCCTGGCGCTCTTTGCTATCGATGCCAAAGCGGTTGCAGAAGTGTGTAATAGTTCTGGAGTGAAGCGCAATCGCCTGTCCCCGCAGCTTGTTAAAATTCGGGGTTCCCATGATGTTGCGAACGAGCAGAACCATCGGTGCAAACATAGCGCTTCTCCTCCAAAGACTCTTAAAAACTTCCTGCGAAACTGAGCGAAATTAGCTGACTGCCAGGGTGACCAGCATTAGACCAGCTACGAAGAGAGTGGCGATCGCGGCTTGCAGCGCGTAGCCCTTTTGCTGTTCAGGCGAAGGATAGGACGCGAAATACACTTCGGGCTCTACGGCGTAGTTGTTGAGAATGCCGTTGTCGAGTTGGGTAGTGGTGAACATTGCGAGGCCCTCCTGGGGTGCTGAATGTTTCTTTATGTAAACTAATGTAACAGCAATGTAACGATATTGCAACAAATTCTTGCCTTAATTTTGCTTATGCGTTAATCCCAGCTTATAGAGGCAGGGTGTTGCTGTTGGGGGTGGTTAGCAGCGGGCAGAAAACGCCGCGTCAAGCCACGGCGAGCAGGGCGATCGCCTCAGTCTGCGAAATTTCGCAGACTGGGCTCCAAGATGGGCACAACAGACCACCGCTACCTTCATAACGTTGCGATGCTTGGGAGCCTTATACTCCCCAAGGCTCTCAAGCTCCGGGTTTGCAACCCAAGACTGAGGATCGGCGAAGACCTTTCCCTACGGCAGGAGCGCGAGAAGATGAGGGAATGGAGAGATCAAGAAAATGAAGGGACTAGGCAATGGGTTAGGAGCAGCGCCGTTTTTCCGAAAAATTTAGGGAAATCAACAGGATTGAATTATTGGCTTAGGGCTTGCTCTAAATCGGCGATTAGATCGTCTACGTGCTCTAGACCAACGGAGAGTCGCAGCAGGTTAGGCGCGGTTTGAGTGCCTTGCTCAATTGAGGCGCGGTGTTCGATCGCACTGTGGGGGCTGCCAAAGCTAGTGGCACGAGCGATCAGGTTGGTTTTGGCGGCGACTTCCATAGCTCTGTCATGATCGCCTTTTACTAGGAATGAGAGTAGGCCACCATAGCCCTGCATTTGTTTCTGCGCGACCTCGTGGCCCGGATGTTCGGGCAGTCCGGGGTAAAGTACCTGCTCAATGGTGGGATGTTGGGATAGCCAGGTGGCAATGCTTTGGGCCGCCTGTGCTTGGGCACGTACTCGAAGGGGCAAGGTTTGTAGACCGCGCAGCGTCAGCCAGCAGTCGAAGGGAGACGGCACCACGCCGCCGATGGTTTGCACCAGCCGTAACTGATCAAACAGTGGATTGGATTCGCGGGTGACCACCGCGCCGCCAATTACATCCCCATGGCCCGCCAGATACTTAGTAGTAGCATGAATCACGAAGTCGGCCCCCAGGGTGAGCGGAGTTTGCAGTACTGGGGAGGCAATGGTGTTGTCGCAAGCCAGGTAAGCATTGGCTTGGTGTGCTAGGTCAGCAACCGCTTGAATGTCAGTGACGGCCAGTTGTGGATTTGAGGGGGTCTCGATTAGCAACAGGCGGGTGTTGGGGCGCAGGGCTTCGGCTACTGCCGCTAAGTCTGTTGTATCCACCAGGGTGTAGCTCAAGCCCCACGGGGCAAAAATTTGGCTCAGCATTTGCTGCACGCCAAAGTAGACGCTTTGAGGTGCTATCACGTGATCGGCCGGGCCGAGGGCTTGCAGCAGGCTAAAGGTGGCGGTTGACCCAGAGGCAAAGGTGGCTGTTTCTGCCCCCTTCTCCAGGGTGGTTAAGGCTGTTTCGAGGGCGTCGCGGTTAGGGTTGCCGCTGCGGCCGTAGACATAGCCCTTGGGATAGCTGCCATCGCCATCTCGCTCAAAAGTGGTGGAGAGATGAATCGGTGCTGTTAGGGCTCCGGTGGCAGAGTCAATGTTTCTGCCGCTGTGGATGGCCTGGGTTTCTGAGGAAAAGGGCGTGGCGTCGGGAGACATAAGATTAGGAAAGATGGGTTGCCCTTGATTTTAGGCACGTTGGCAAAGCCTTGCCATAAGCAGATCGTCCGGCCAGCTATCCATCTAACTCATCCTGGGCATTCTGAACCTATCCGTTTTACCCATAAATTGGGATAACCATCTGTGGGTCCCGTAGCCCCTTATCCATCTAACTCTTTACTCATTCACTCCCCACCCCCCAAAGCCTTTCTCCTTCCCCCGCCGATTTAACATTCTTTTGTCGCCCCCACTATGGATGCCCTCATCACCTCTGCCCTGGTTTTTCTGTTTGGTGCCGCCGTGGGCAGCTTTCTCAATGTGGTGATCTATCGGGTACCAGCGGGGTTATCGCTGCTGCACCCGCCGTCTCGCTGTCCTAAGTGTCATACCCAGCTCAAACCCTACGACAACGTGCCGGTGCTAGGCTGGCTCTGGCTCAAAGGGCGCTGTCGCTACTGCCGTACGTCTATTTCTCCTCGCTACCCGCTGATTGAGGCGTTTACAGGAGCGCTGTTTTTAGCGACGTTCTGGCTGTTTGGCCCCACTTGGCTCACGGTGGGCTATTGGCTATTTCTGAGTTGGCTAGTGGCGCTGGCGTTTATTGATATCGACACTCTGATGCTGCCAAATGCGCTCACTCAGTCGGGATTGGGATTGGGGTTGGCGGTGAAGTTTGCCCTGCCGCTATTACAGGGTGAATCGTGGCCCAGCCCTATGCAAAGCCTCTTGGGAGGAATCCTAGGGGCGGTCTTGGGCATTTGGCTGTTTGACCTGATCACCCTATTTGCCTCAGCAGCATTAGGACAAACGGCCATGGGGGGCGGCGATGCAAAACTGGCAGCTATGCTGGGAGCGTGGCTGGGCTGGCAGGGAGTGTTGCTCAGCGGATTTTTGGCCTGTGTAGTAGGGGCGGCGGTGGGGGGAGGTGCGATCGCCCTCAAACTCATCAGCCGCCGTCAGCCGATGCCCTTTGGCCCATTTTTAGCGATCGGTGCTGTGATCACGGTGTTCTGGGGTGACGTACTGATTGGGGCTTACCGATCGCTGTTTTTCCCCACCCTTTGATCACAACCTAACCACCAGGGTGCAGCACTGAATAGCGGGAGGGCAATGGACTGGTTAAGGAAGCTCACACCTAAACTCATTTATGTGGCCTAATCGAAAACAGGATTAAAACGCTGCGTCGTTTTGCCGTTTGCCGCATTGCTGCCTGAACTTGAGCCCACAATACTTCCGGATCGTCCACCGTGAAACAACGCCCCCAATTTTTTCAGCTTGTTCCTTGGCCTTGGCGGCTAGCACAGTGGATGGTCAGCCTGATGGCGCTTGTTCTAGGTTGCTCTCTTAACTGGGCTATCTACCCTGACAGCGCCCTAGCGACTACTTGGTACTCAGTAGCTGAAACCGGCCAAGGCCAGCAGCAGCAGTTTGTCGACATCGATTCTATAGAGCCTCTGGACTGGGGACATGTGCGGGTGGGCAGCTACTATGTCGATCGCCGATCTGGACAGCCCCAGCGCACTGATTATTTAACTGAATATGACTGCGATCGCCACCGCTTTCGCGATGTCGAGTTTAATGGCCCTGTGGGCAGCGATCGCTGGATGCCCGTTGACCCCGACCCTTTGAATTCTGCGGCAATGGAGTATGCCTGTGCGACGATTGCCCAGAAAAAGCCAGACTAAGCCTGCGAGTATCGGCTCCTAAGCGAAGTTGAGGGGACCGATCTGCTATGAACTCACCACCATCACCGGCACCATTGCTTCAGCAGAGATCAGCTTCGTCCCCACTGGCACTACCGCTAGAGCGTTCGTTCCCGCCAGGTTGATTAAATTACCAGAGTTATGGCCACCACCCGCCAACGAAAACCTATAGCCCTGGGCAGTCGTTTCAAGCTTGCCCCACAGATAGGTTTCTCGCTGGCCACCCGCCTTGAGCGCATCGCGAGTCGTAGCGGGCACAAATGTCGGCTCCCAACCTGTAGCCAGGCCTGATCGCTTCCGCAGCGCCGGGGCCACAAATCGCCAAAAGGTCACCAG
It contains:
- the psaB gene encoding photosystem I core protein PsaB, with protein sequence MATKFPKFSQDLAQDPTTRRLWYGIATAHDFESHDGMTEENLYQKIFASHFGHLAIIFLWTSGNLFHVAWQGNFEQWIKDPLNIKPIAHAIWDPHFGQPAVDAFSQAGSSTPVNIAFSGVYHWWYTIGMRTNTDLYSGAVFLLILSAVFLFAGWLHLQPKFRPSLSWFKNAESRLNHHLAGLFGVSSLAWTGHLVHVAIPESRGVHVGWENFLSMKPHPEGLMPFFTGNWGVYAQNPDTSSHIFGTATGSGSAILTFLGGFHPQTESLWLTDMAHHHLAIAVIFIIAGHMYRTNFGIGHSIKEILNAHKPPGGGLGEGHKGLYDTYNNSLHFQLAFHLASLGVITSLVAQHMYALPPYAFMAQEYTTQAALYTHHQYIAGFIMVGAFAHGAIFLVRDYDPKANQNNVLYRVLEHKEAIISHLSWVSLFLGFHTLGLYVHNDVVVAFGTPEKQILVEPVFAQWVQACSGKLLYGFDTLLSNPDSVTQTANAVYLPGWFDAINSNKNSLFLTIGPGDFLVHHAIALGLHTTTLILVKGALDARGSKLMPDKKDFGYSFPCDGPGRGGTCDISAWDSFYLAMFWMLNTLGWVTFYWHWKHLAIWSGNVAQFNESSNYLMGWLRDYLWLNSSQLINGYNPYGMNNLAVWAWMFLFGHLVWATGFMFLISWRGYWQELIETLVWAHERTPLANLVRWKDKPVAMSIIQGRVVGLAHFTVGYILTYAAFLIASTSSRFG
- a CDS encoding DUF4160 domain-containing protein gives rise to the protein MPTVLRKDGFDFRMYFDDHIPAHVHAFKGDGEAKLNLGDPLTQPTVLVAYNMSSKEARQALAIVLEYQTELLKRWVEMHG
- a CDS encoding DUF2442 domain-containing protein: MVDLDDAQFLEQYQRAVAAANQASATEPRAIAASYDVVNHLIMIRLNSGAVFSFSPDIAQGLAGASAESLAAVEITPSGEGLHWKRLDADFSVSGLLGGCFGTKAWMAKLQEQWASQQAS
- the pgr5 gene encoding cyclic electron transport protein PGR5, whose product is MFAPMVLLVRNIMGTPNFNKLRGQAIALHSRTITHFCNRFGIDSKERQALIRKAKANGQWLGFLA
- the psb34 gene encoding photosystem II assembly protein Psb34; the encoded protein is MFTTTQLDNGILNNYAVEPEVYFASYPSPEQQKGYALQAAIATLFVAGLMLVTLAVS
- a CDS encoding trans-sulfuration enzyme family protein gives rise to the protein MSPDATPFSSETQAIHSGRNIDSATGALTAPIHLSTTFERDGDGSYPKGYVYGRSGNPNRDALETALTTLEKGAETATFASGSTATFSLLQALGPADHVIAPQSVYFGVQQMLSQIFAPWGLSYTLVDTTDLAAVAEALRPNTRLLLIETPSNPQLAVTDIQAVADLAHQANAYLACDNTIASPVLQTPLTLGADFVIHATTKYLAGHGDVIGGAVVTRESNPLFDQLRLVQTIGGVVPSPFDCWLTLRGLQTLPLRVRAQAQAAQSIATWLSQHPTIEQVLYPGLPEHPGHEVAQKQMQGYGGLLSFLVKGDHDRAMEVAAKTNLIARATSFGSPHSAIEHRASIEQGTQTAPNLLRLSVGLEHVDDLIADLEQALSQ
- a CDS encoding prepilin peptidase; the encoded protein is MDALITSALVFLFGAAVGSFLNVVIYRVPAGLSLLHPPSRCPKCHTQLKPYDNVPVLGWLWLKGRCRYCRTSISPRYPLIEAFTGALFLATFWLFGPTWLTVGYWLFLSWLVALAFIDIDTLMLPNALTQSGLGLGLAVKFALPLLQGESWPSPMQSLLGGILGAVLGIWLFDLITLFASAALGQTAMGGGDAKLAAMLGAWLGWQGVLLSGFLACVVGAAVGGGAIALKLISRRQPMPFGPFLAIGAVITVFWGDVLIGAYRSLFFPTL